The Rufibacter sp. DG15C region GGTGCAAAAATCTACTTTCAGTTAGTGTTGGTCCCATATTAAATTAAGCCTTTACCTTTGATATAGTAATCACAACACCATATGAAACTACTCAAACAGCTTTGTCAGATACATGCGCCCTCTGGGAACGAAGTGCAAATGAAGGAATTCTTGTTACGCTATTTACAAGAGAACCAACAGCAATGGAAGGTACAACCCCAGCTCATGCATGGGAAAGGTTTTCAGGATTGCCTGTTGTTGGTATTCGGGAAGCCACGGACGGTCATCTTTGCGCACATGGATTCCATTGGGTTCATGGTCCGGTACGGCAAGCAATTGATTAGAATCGGCGGGCCGGTTCTGGAGGATGGAACTACCTTGGTGGGGGAGGACAGCCAAGGCAAAATTGAATGCACCCTCAGGGTAGACGAAGAAGAGCACCAACTCACCTATGAGTTTGAGCGGGAGATTGAGCGCGGCACCGAACTGGTGTTTAAATGCGATTACAGGGAGACAGAAGAAACTGTGCAATCCTGCTACCTAGATAATAGGCTAGGCGTCTGGAGTGCTTTGCAGGTGGCCAAAACGCTGGAAGACGGTGTTATTGCCTTCGGGTGCTGGGAAGAGACCGGTGGTGGATCTGTGGGTTACCTGGCCAAGTACATCCATGAGCAATTTGGCGTGACGCAGGCACTAGTAGCAGACATCACGTGGGTTACCGAAGGTGTGCAGGCTGGGCATGGCGTTGCCATTTCACTCAGGGACTCTTTGATTCCGCGCCGAAGCTTTGTGCAGAAGATTATTCAGATAGCCAAAGAGGCGCAGATTCCATTCCAAATAGAGGTAGAGGACGCCGGTGGCTCAGACGGCAAAGAACTACAGCGCGGGGACATTCCCTGGGATTGGTGCTTTATAGGCGCGCCAGAAGACCATGTGCATTCGCCTAATGAGCTAGTCCACAAGCATGACATTCAGGCGATGGTAGATTTGTATAAGGTTTTGATGAAGAGGCTTTAAGATTGTTTTTTAGTTTGAGAGGAGTAAGTGGTTTTTAGGTGAAAGTAGAACGCTATTTTCTCTCAAGCTTCTTTACCGGATTGCCAATATAAACTCCTGCCTCTATTATATCTTTAACTACTACACCGCCCATTCCAATTGTAACATTTTCACATATTTTAATTCCTTGTTTTACTGCTGTTTTAGTTCCAAAATAAACACAATCACCGAATTCACAATTGCCACTAATATTGGCAGCTGGAGCCGTAGTGAAATAGTTTCCAATCTCGCAATCATGGCCAATGGTAGTGTTTAGATTTAAATGCGCATGCTTGCCAATTCTTATGTTACAA contains the following coding sequences:
- a CDS encoding M20/M25/M40 family metallo-hydrolase, encoding MKLLKQLCQIHAPSGNEVQMKEFLLRYLQENQQQWKVQPQLMHGKGFQDCLLLVFGKPRTVIFAHMDSIGFMVRYGKQLIRIGGPVLEDGTTLVGEDSQGKIECTLRVDEEEHQLTYEFEREIERGTELVFKCDYRETEETVQSCYLDNRLGVWSALQVAKTLEDGVIAFGCWEETGGGSVGYLAKYIHEQFGVTQALVADITWVTEGVQAGHGVAISLRDSLIPRRSFVQKIIQIAKEAQIPFQIEVEDAGGSDGKELQRGDIPWDWCFIGAPEDHVHSPNELVHKHDIQAMVDLYKVLMKRL